Proteins from one Sphingopyxis terrae subsp. terrae NBRC 15098 genomic window:
- a CDS encoding NADH-quinone oxidoreductase subunit M, producing MSGLPILSLMLAVPAVAAIACVFADDRNARLIALAATLIDFALGVMLWANFDIGGAQWQFQEMHRGIFGPFNYALGIDGIALVLIMLSVFLMPLCILASWQSVTKRVGLYMAMFLVMEVVMIGVFAAQDLLLFYIFFEAGLIPMYFIIGIWGGANRIYAAFKFFLYTLLGSVLMLIAMIAMIREAGTTDIPTLLVYNFPPEMQTWLWLAFFASLAVKMPMWPVHTWLPDAHVQAPTAGSMILAGVLLKMGSYGFIRFMMPMFPDASAQLMWIVFALSMIAVVYTSLVALVQSDMKKLIAYSSVAHMAIVTAGLFAFNQQGIEGAMIIMLSHGVVSAALFFCVGVIYDRLHTREIDRYGGLAVNMPAYALFFMLFTMASIGLPGTSGFVGEFLSLAGIYEASSWVALVCTTGIILGAAYMLYLYRRIVFGELTKDDVKAMPDINPREWAIFVPLAAVALWMGVYPESFLAPIRGDVTTVVARLAPAKPAGDAHVTAGKPKAAHDAHGEAAAAGEAHHAGGVQ from the coding sequence GTGAGCGGTCTTCCGATCCTTTCGCTGATGCTGGCGGTCCCTGCGGTCGCCGCCATCGCCTGTGTCTTCGCCGACGATCGCAACGCGCGCCTGATCGCGCTCGCGGCGACGCTGATCGACTTCGCGCTCGGCGTCATGCTGTGGGCGAATTTCGATATCGGCGGCGCGCAGTGGCAGTTTCAGGAGATGCATCGCGGCATCTTCGGCCCGTTCAACTATGCGCTCGGCATTGACGGCATCGCGCTGGTGCTGATCATGCTCAGCGTCTTCCTGATGCCGTTGTGCATCCTGGCGAGCTGGCAATCCGTGACGAAGCGCGTCGGCCTCTACATGGCGATGTTCCTCGTCATGGAAGTGGTGATGATCGGCGTCTTTGCGGCGCAGGATCTGCTGCTCTTCTATATCTTCTTCGAAGCCGGCCTGATCCCGATGTATTTCATCATCGGCATCTGGGGCGGCGCGAACCGCATCTATGCGGCGTTCAAATTCTTCCTCTACACGCTGCTCGGCTCGGTGCTGATGCTGATTGCGATGATCGCGATGATCCGTGAAGCGGGGACCACCGACATCCCGACGCTGCTCGTCTATAATTTCCCGCCGGAAATGCAGACGTGGCTGTGGCTCGCCTTTTTCGCCAGCCTCGCGGTGAAGATGCCGATGTGGCCGGTCCATACCTGGCTTCCCGACGCGCACGTCCAGGCGCCGACGGCGGGTTCGATGATCCTGGCGGGCGTGCTGCTCAAGATGGGCAGCTATGGGTTCATCCGGTTCATGATGCCGATGTTCCCCGATGCCTCGGCGCAGCTGATGTGGATCGTCTTTGCGCTGTCAATGATCGCGGTGGTCTACACCAGCCTCGTCGCGCTGGTGCAGAGCGACATGAAGAAGCTGATCGCCTATTCGTCGGTCGCCCACATGGCGATCGTGACCGCGGGCCTCTTCGCCTTCAACCAGCAGGGCATCGAAGGCGCGATGATCATCATGCTCAGCCATGGGGTCGTTTCGGCCGCGCTCTTCTTCTGCGTCGGCGTGATCTATGACCGGCTGCACACGCGCGAGATCGACCGCTACGGCGGCCTCGCGGTGAACATGCCGGCCTATGCGCTGTTCTTCATGCTCTTCACCATGGCGTCGATCGGCCTTCCGGGGACCAGCGGCTTCGTCGGCGAATTCCTGAGCCTCGCCGGTATCTACGAAGCGTCGAGCTGGGTCGCGCTGGTTTGCACGACCGGGATCATCCTGGGCGCCGCCTATATGCTTTACCTCTATCGCCGCATCGTGTTCGGCGAACTGACCAAGGACGATGTGAAGGCCATGCCCGACATCAATCCCCGCGAATGGGCGATTTTCGTGCCGCTGGCCGCGGTGGCGCTGTGGATGGGCGTCTATCCCGAAAGCTTCCTCGCCCCGATCCGCGGCGACGTGACCACGGTGGTCGCGCGCCTTGCGCCCGCCAAGCCCGCCGGCGATGCCCACGTCACCGCCGGCAAGCCCAAGGCGGCGCACGACGCGCATGGAGAGGCCGCCGCCGCCGGCGAAGCGCATCATGCGGGAGGCGTCCAATGA
- the nuoI gene encoding NADH-quinone oxidoreductase subunit NuoI: protein MSYVAHLVKSFTLWEFVKAHALTLKYFFKPKATINYPFEKNPLSPRFRGEHALRRYPNGEERCIACKLCEAICPAQAITIEAVPRDDGSRRTTRYDIDMTKCIYCGFCQEACPVDAIVEGPNFEFATETREELLYDKAKLLANGDKWERAIAANLAADAPYR, encoded by the coding sequence ATGAGTTACGTTGCCCATCTCGTCAAAAGCTTCACCTTGTGGGAATTCGTGAAGGCGCACGCCCTCACGCTGAAATATTTCTTCAAGCCGAAGGCGACGATCAACTATCCGTTTGAGAAGAACCCGCTCAGCCCGCGTTTCCGCGGCGAGCATGCGCTGCGCCGTTATCCGAACGGCGAGGAACGCTGCATCGCGTGCAAGCTGTGCGAGGCGATCTGTCCGGCGCAGGCGATCACGATCGAGGCCGTGCCGCGCGACGACGGTTCGCGCCGCACGACGCGCTACGACATCGACATGACCAAGTGCATCTATTGCGGCTTCTGTCAGGAAGCCTGCCCGGTTGATGCCATCGTCGAGGGGCCGAACTTCGAATTCGCGACCGAAACGCGCGAGGAACTGCTCTATGACAAGGCCAAGCTGCTCGCCAATGGCGACAAATGGGAACGCGCGATTGCGGCCAATCTTGCCGCCGACGCGCCCTATCGGTAA
- a CDS encoding biotin--[acetyl-CoA-carboxylase] ligase, with product MAVGRRLFLHSGAGGRLRHRGCGAVLIPPIERVAQTGSTNADLLARLAAGEHVGEGHWLVADRQTAGRGRLGRAWGDGLGNFMGSTVVQLRAGDPLAATLALVAGVALAKTIRALAPAIDFQLKWPNDVLADGAKCSGILLERSGDSVVIGIGVNLVSAPDLPDRATASLAEKGAAIDRDRFADALAVAMADALWTWRQEGVESIVRAWLPLGHPVSTPLHVSEQVLDGYFDGLAPDGALRLRGADGEVMLVHAGDVELRRPVEEGT from the coding sequence GTGGCTGTCGGTCGTCGGCTATTTCTTCATTCCGGTGCTGGCGGTCGTCTCCGCCACCGCGGCTGCGGTGCTGTTCTGATCCCGCCGATCGAGCGGGTCGCGCAGACAGGTTCGACCAACGCCGACCTGCTGGCGCGGCTGGCGGCGGGCGAGCATGTCGGCGAGGGGCATTGGCTCGTCGCCGACCGCCAGACCGCCGGACGCGGGCGGCTGGGCCGCGCATGGGGCGATGGCCTCGGCAATTTCATGGGATCGACGGTGGTGCAGTTGCGCGCCGGCGACCCGCTCGCCGCGACGCTGGCGCTGGTCGCCGGGGTCGCGCTGGCGAAGACGATCCGCGCGCTCGCGCCGGCGATCGACTTCCAGCTCAAATGGCCGAATGATGTCCTGGCCGACGGTGCCAAATGCTCGGGCATCCTGCTCGAACGCAGCGGCGACAGCGTAGTGATCGGGATTGGCGTCAATCTGGTTTCCGCGCCCGATCTGCCCGACCGTGCCACCGCATCGCTCGCCGAAAAGGGCGCGGCGATCGACCGCGACCGCTTTGCCGATGCGCTGGCGGTCGCCATGGCCGATGCGCTCTGGACCTGGCGCCAGGAAGGCGTCGAAAGCATCGTGCGCGCCTGGTTGCCGCTGGGGCATCCCGTGAGCACGCCGCTACATGTGTCCGAACAGGTACTCGACGGATATTTCGACGGCCTCGCGCCCGACGGAGCGCTGCGCTTGCGCGGCGCCGACGGGGAGGTCATGCTGGTGCATGCGGGTGACGTCGAATTGCGGCGACCCGTAGAGGAGGGGACATAA
- a CDS encoding NADH-quinone oxidoreductase subunit J, translating to MIQLIAFYLFATIVIASAAMVIFARNPVHSVMWLILAFFNAAGLMLLAGAEFIAMLLVIVYVGAVAVLFLFVVMMLDIDFAELRAGFVRYLPLGALVAIILAAELVFAVGAWSAGGIDLAARAAPVVSDKSNIQQIGELLYTRYIFLFEAAGIVLLVAMIGAIVLTHRQRGGVRGQNISQQVRRRPEDATRLVDPGVGQGMEL from the coding sequence ATGATTCAACTGATCGCCTTTTACCTGTTCGCGACCATCGTGATCGCGTCGGCCGCGATGGTGATTTTCGCTCGCAATCCCGTGCATAGCGTGATGTGGCTGATCCTCGCCTTCTTCAACGCGGCGGGGCTGATGCTGCTCGCGGGCGCCGAATTCATCGCGATGCTGCTCGTCATCGTCTATGTCGGCGCGGTCGCGGTGCTGTTCCTGTTCGTCGTGATGATGCTCGACATCGATTTCGCCGAATTGCGCGCCGGTTTCGTGCGCTATCTCCCGCTGGGCGCGCTCGTCGCGATCATCCTTGCCGCCGAACTGGTGTTCGCGGTCGGCGCCTGGAGCGCCGGGGGGATCGATCTTGCGGCGCGCGCCGCGCCCGTGGTCAGCGACAAGAGCAATATCCAGCAGATCGGCGAACTGCTCTACACGCGCTACATCTTCCTGTTCGAGGCGGCGGGCATCGTCCTCCTCGTCGCGATGATCGGTGCGATCGTGCTCACCCACCGCCAGCGCGGCGGCGTGCGTGGACAGAATATCAGCCAGCAGGTGCGCCGCCGTCCCGAAGATGCGACGCGCCTCGTCGATCCGGGCGTCGGGCAGGGGATGGAACTGTGA
- the nuoN gene encoding NADH-quinone oxidoreductase subunit NuoN — protein sequence MTADLALIWPELILTIGGLVTLLLGTFGGDRQVGLYQLAALITLAAAAAAVVAMFGTQASVFSNTLEVDAFGGFAKLLIYAASFICILIAPPFFKDAMRAEYPVLILFAALGMGIMASARDLMTLYVGLELNSLAAYVLASFMRSDDRSSEAGLKYFVLGALASGMLLYGISLLYGFSGTTQFAGIAQAMGGGMNNGLLFGLVFVIAGLAFKISAVPFHMWTPDVYEGAPTPVTTFFASAPKVAAMALMTRVVIEAMGPATAAWQQIMIFLALASIILGAVGAIGQKNIKRLLAYSSINNVGFMLVGLAAGTQQGVESVLTYLLVYVVTTIGSFLVVLQLRDTDGNPIESIPALAGFSQRRPGLAAAMAVFLFSLAGIPPLFGFWPKYLVFQAAVDANLLPLAIAGIVASVIGAFYYIAVIKTMYFDDKSEVEFGTGGVVVEDAVITASALWLSVVGYFFIPVLAVVSATAAAVLF from the coding sequence ATGACCGCCGATCTCGCCCTCATCTGGCCCGAACTGATCCTGACGATCGGCGGGCTCGTTACGCTGCTGCTCGGCACCTTTGGTGGTGACCGTCAGGTTGGCCTTTATCAGCTCGCGGCGCTCATCACGCTCGCTGCCGCGGCGGCGGCGGTCGTCGCGATGTTCGGGACGCAGGCTTCGGTCTTTTCGAATACGCTGGAAGTCGACGCCTTCGGCGGCTTTGCCAAGCTGCTCATCTATGCCGCAAGCTTCATCTGCATCCTGATCGCGCCGCCCTTCTTCAAGGACGCGATGCGCGCCGAATATCCGGTGCTGATCCTGTTCGCGGCGCTCGGCATGGGTATCATGGCGTCGGCGCGCGACCTGATGACGCTCTACGTCGGGCTCGAGCTCAACAGCCTTGCCGCCTATGTGCTTGCCAGCTTCATGCGGTCGGACGACCGGTCGAGCGAGGCGGGGCTCAAATATTTCGTCCTTGGCGCGCTGGCTTCGGGGATGCTGCTTTACGGCATTTCGCTGCTCTACGGCTTTTCGGGAACGACGCAGTTCGCCGGCATCGCGCAGGCGATGGGCGGCGGCATGAACAACGGTCTGCTGTTCGGCCTCGTCTTCGTGATCGCCGGTCTGGCGTTCAAGATCAGCGCGGTGCCCTTCCACATGTGGACGCCCGACGTCTATGAAGGCGCGCCGACCCCGGTGACGACCTTCTTCGCCAGCGCCCCGAAGGTCGCGGCGATGGCGCTCATGACGCGCGTCGTCATCGAAGCCATGGGTCCGGCGACCGCGGCGTGGCAGCAGATCATGATCTTCCTCGCGCTCGCGTCGATCATCCTCGGCGCTGTCGGGGCGATCGGGCAGAAGAATATCAAGCGCCTGCTTGCCTATTCGTCGATCAACAATGTCGGCTTCATGCTCGTCGGCCTGGCCGCCGGCACCCAGCAGGGCGTCGAGTCGGTGCTGACCTATCTGCTCGTCTATGTCGTGACGACGATCGGCAGCTTCCTCGTCGTGCTCCAGCTGCGCGATACCGACGGCAATCCGATCGAAAGCATCCCGGCGCTCGCAGGCTTTTCGCAGCGCCGCCCGGGGCTTGCCGCGGCGATGGCGGTGTTCCTGTTCAGCCTCGCCGGCATTCCGCCGCTCTTTGGCTTCTGGCCGAAATATCTGGTGTTCCAGGCCGCGGTCGATGCCAATCTGCTGCCGTTGGCGATTGCCGGGATCGTCGCGTCGGTGATCGGGGCCTTCTATTACATCGCGGTCATCAAGACGATGTACTTCGACGACAAGTCGGAGGTTGAATTCGGTACCGGCGGCGTCGTGGTCGAGGATGCGGTCATTACCGCCAGCGCCCTGTGGCTGTCGGTCGTCGGCTATTTCTTCATTCCGGTGCTGGCGGTCGTCTCCGCCACCGCGGCTGCGGTGCTGTTCTGA
- the nuoL gene encoding NADH-quinone oxidoreductase subunit L encodes MIQAIVFLPLLAALVAGLGQRTIGTTAAKLVTTGALFASCALSWSIFLSFVAGTGEAGVTPVLHWVSSGALQFNWELRVDTLTAVMLVVITTVSALVHLYSWGYMSEDPDQPRFFAYLSLFTFAMLMLVTANNLVQMFFGWEGVGLASYLLIGFWYKKPSANAAAIKAFVVNRVGDLGFMLGIFGTFLVFGTVSIPEILAAAPGMAGSTIGFLGHRFDTMTVLCLLLFIGAMGKSAQLGLHTWLPDAMEGPTPVSALIHAATMVTAGVFMVCRLSPMFEAAPVAAGVVTFVGAATCFFAATVGTTQWDIKRVIAYSTCSQLGYMFFAAGVGAYGAAMFHLFTHAFFKALLFLGAGSVIHAMHHEQDMRYYGGLRKHIPLTYWAMLMGTLAITGVGIAGVAGFAGFYSKDGILEAAFAAGGGGQIAFWVGIFAALLTSFYSWRLVFLTFYGKPRWEQSEHIQHAVHDDHGHGHDDHAHAPHQDAHGDGTAGYHPHESPINMLIPLGVLSLGAVFAGMLFNHQFIYPEEGAAFWKGSLAFNEHLMHAAHEVPLWVKWMPFTVMAIGLFLAWNSYIRNTTLPARFVAQFSLLHKFLFHKWYFDELYNFLFVKPAFAIGRFFWKRGDEGTIDRFGPNGVAALIQGGTRLAVRLQSGYVYGYAFVMLLGLVGLASWAMVKFQ; translated from the coding sequence GTGATTCAGGCGATCGTTTTCCTGCCGCTGCTCGCGGCGCTTGTCGCAGGTCTGGGCCAGCGCACCATCGGCACCACCGCAGCAAAGCTCGTGACCACCGGTGCGCTGTTCGCAAGCTGCGCGCTGAGCTGGTCGATTTTCCTGTCCTTCGTCGCGGGAACGGGCGAAGCGGGTGTCACGCCGGTGCTGCACTGGGTTTCGTCGGGCGCGCTCCAGTTCAACTGGGAATTGCGCGTCGACACGCTGACCGCGGTGATGCTGGTCGTCATCACGACCGTTTCGGCGCTCGTCCACCTCTATAGCTGGGGCTATATGAGCGAGGACCCGGATCAGCCGCGTTTCTTCGCCTATCTGTCGCTCTTCACCTTCGCGATGCTGATGCTCGTGACCGCGAACAATCTCGTCCAGATGTTCTTCGGCTGGGAAGGCGTTGGTTTGGCGTCCTATCTGCTGATCGGTTTCTGGTACAAGAAGCCGAGCGCCAATGCTGCAGCGATCAAGGCGTTCGTCGTCAATCGCGTCGGCGACCTCGGCTTCATGCTCGGCATCTTCGGCACCTTCCTGGTGTTCGGCACCGTCTCGATCCCCGAGATTCTGGCCGCCGCGCCGGGCATGGCCGGATCGACGATCGGCTTCCTCGGCCACCGCTTCGACACGATGACCGTGCTCTGCCTGCTGCTGTTCATCGGCGCGATGGGCAAGTCGGCACAGCTTGGCTTGCACACCTGGCTTCCCGACGCGATGGAAGGTCCGACCCCCGTGTCGGCGCTGATCCACGCCGCAACGATGGTCACCGCGGGCGTGTTCATGGTCTGCCGCCTGTCGCCGATGTTCGAAGCCGCGCCGGTCGCGGCGGGCGTCGTTACCTTCGTCGGCGCCGCCACCTGCTTCTTCGCCGCGACCGTCGGCACGACCCAGTGGGACATCAAGCGCGTCATCGCCTATTCGACCTGTTCGCAGCTCGGCTACATGTTCTTTGCGGCGGGCGTCGGCGCTTATGGCGCGGCGATGTTCCACCTGTTCACGCACGCCTTCTTCAAGGCGCTGCTTTTCCTGGGCGCGGGGTCGGTCATCCATGCGATGCACCACGAACAGGACATGCGCTATTATGGCGGCCTTCGGAAGCATATCCCGCTGACCTATTGGGCGATGTTGATGGGGACGCTGGCAATCACCGGCGTCGGCATTGCGGGCGTGGCGGGTTTCGCCGGTTTCTATTCGAAGGACGGGATCCTCGAGGCAGCGTTCGCTGCTGGCGGTGGCGGCCAGATCGCCTTCTGGGTCGGTATTTTCGCCGCGTTGCTGACGAGCTTCTACTCATGGCGTCTCGTCTTCCTGACCTTCTATGGCAAGCCGCGGTGGGAGCAGAGCGAGCATATCCAGCATGCGGTGCACGACGATCATGGCCACGGCCATGACGATCACGCCCATGCGCCTCACCAAGACGCGCACGGCGATGGCACGGCGGGCTATCATCCGCACGAAAGCCCGATCAACATGCTGATCCCGCTGGGCGTGCTGTCGCTCGGCGCGGTGTTTGCGGGGATGCTCTTCAACCACCAGTTCATCTACCCGGAAGAGGGCGCGGCTTTCTGGAAGGGCAGCTTGGCGTTCAACGAACATTTGATGCACGCGGCGCACGAAGTGCCGCTGTGGGTCAAGTGGATGCCGTTCACGGTGATGGCGATCGGCCTGTTCCTTGCCTGGAACAGCTATATTCGCAACACGACGCTGCCTGCGCGGTTCGTGGCGCAGTTCTCGCTGCTGCACAAATTCCTGTTCCACAAATGGTATTTCGACGAGCTCTACAACTTCCTCTTCGTCAAGCCGGCGTTCGCGATCGGCCGCTTCTTCTGGAAGCGCGGGGATGAAGGCACCATCGACCGTTTCGGTCCCAATGGTGTGGCGGCACTCATCCAGGGGGGCACCCGGCTCGCGGTCCGGCTGCAATCGGGTTATGTTTATGGATATGCGTTCGTGATGCTGCTCGGTCTTGTCGGCCTCGCCAGCTGGGCCATGGTGAAGTTCCAGTGA
- the nuoK gene encoding NADH-quinone oxidoreductase subunit NuoK, translating into MISVGHYLAVSAVLFTLGVLGIFINRKNIIVILMAIELILLAVNINLVAFSAALGDLVGQVFSMFVLTVAAGEAAIGLAILVIYFRGRGTIAVDDANRMKG; encoded by the coding sequence GTGATTTCGGTCGGCCATTATCTCGCCGTTTCGGCGGTGCTGTTCACGCTCGGCGTGCTCGGTATCTTTATCAACCGCAAGAATATCATCGTCATCCTGATGGCGATCGAGCTCATTCTGCTTGCCGTGAATATCAACCTCGTGGCGTTCAGCGCCGCGCTGGGTGATCTGGTGGGCCAGGTCTTTTCGATGTTCGTGCTGACCGTTGCCGCGGGCGAAGCCGCGATCGGTCTCGCTATCCTTGTCATTTATTTCCGCGGCCGCGGCACCATCGCCGTCGACGATGCCAACCGGATGAAGGGGTAA
- a CDS encoding ribonuclease J encodes MTVPGKELLFLALGGSGEIGMNANLYGCDGKWIMLDLGVSFGSQDYPGIDIVMPDLEFIEDRKADLLGIILTHGHEDHIGAIPYLAADLGVPLYANRFTAGLIAHKLAEKGLEKEVELKVVDIDAQFRIGPFGIRLMPLAHSILEMSAAVIDTPYGRVFHTGDWKLDDDPVIGTPSSAAALTAVGDEGVDVLVCDSTNAFNAQASGTEGGVRDGLLAAVGAAKGRVVVTTFASNAARLDTLGQVAKATGRTLCVAGRSLDRILGVARTAGYLKDFPPTVDFDEAMRLPRDKVMIVATGGQGEPRAALARIAEGIHQIKLEAGDTVVFSSKQIPGNEIAIGQIMNQLAARDILTVTEKQAHIHVSGHPGQPELAALYGWLRPRLIVPVHGEIRHMHEQARFALEQGVPDALVQENGDLVRLAPGSAHILERVRSGRLILDGDVILPADGETINERRKLSFYGQISVAVVLSKGKFADSAIQYRGVPVEDEREVFLDEMNAAAEKAAKSPARDRDALKEAIRLGVRRIATDWTGKKPIVDVLILDI; translated from the coding sequence ATGACCGTTCCCGGCAAGGAACTGCTTTTCCTCGCGCTCGGCGGCTCGGGAGAGATCGGCATGAACGCCAATCTCTATGGCTGCGACGGCAAGTGGATCATGCTCGATCTCGGCGTCAGCTTCGGGTCGCAGGATTATCCCGGCATCGACATCGTCATGCCCGACCTTGAGTTTATCGAGGATCGCAAGGCCGACCTGCTCGGCATCATCCTGACCCACGGGCATGAGGATCATATCGGCGCGATTCCCTATCTCGCCGCCGACCTTGGCGTGCCGCTCTATGCCAATCGTTTCACCGCCGGCCTGATCGCGCACAAGCTCGCCGAGAAAGGGCTGGAGAAAGAGGTCGAGCTGAAGGTTGTCGATATCGATGCGCAGTTCCGCATCGGCCCGTTCGGTATCCGATTGATGCCGCTCGCCCACTCGATCCTCGAGATGAGCGCGGCGGTGATCGATACGCCCTATGGCCGCGTCTTCCACACCGGCGACTGGAAGCTCGACGACGATCCGGTCATCGGCACACCGTCGAGCGCCGCGGCGCTGACCGCGGTGGGCGATGAAGGCGTCGATGTGCTTGTCTGCGATTCGACCAATGCTTTCAATGCGCAGGCATCGGGTACCGAGGGCGGCGTGCGCGATGGTCTGCTCGCCGCCGTCGGCGCGGCGAAGGGGAGGGTGGTCGTCACCACGTTCGCCTCCAACGCGGCGCGCCTCGACACGCTGGGGCAGGTCGCCAAGGCCACCGGGCGCACCCTGTGCGTCGCGGGGCGGTCGCTCGATCGCATTTTGGGCGTTGCACGCACCGCGGGGTATCTCAAGGATTTCCCGCCGACGGTCGACTTCGACGAAGCGATGCGGCTGCCGCGCGACAAGGTGATGATCGTCGCGACGGGCGGGCAGGGCGAACCACGCGCCGCGCTCGCGCGCATCGCCGAAGGGATTCACCAGATCAAGCTTGAGGCAGGCGATACGGTCGTCTTTTCGTCGAAGCAGATCCCGGGCAACGAGATTGCGATCGGGCAGATCATGAACCAGCTCGCGGCGCGCGACATTCTGACCGTGACCGAAAAGCAGGCGCATATTCACGTCAGCGGCCATCCGGGGCAGCCCGAACTTGCGGCGCTTTATGGCTGGCTGCGTCCCAGGCTGATCGTGCCGGTGCATGGCGAGATCCGCCATATGCACGAACAGGCGCGTTTCGCTCTCGAACAAGGCGTCCCCGACGCGCTGGTGCAGGAAAATGGCGATCTGGTGCGCTTGGCCCCCGGTTCCGCTCATATCCTCGAGCGCGTGCGCTCGGGCCGACTGATCCTCGACGGCGACGTGATCCTGCCCGCCGATGGCGAAACGATCAATGAGCGGCGCAAATTGTCCTTCTACGGCCAGATTTCGGTCGCGGTCGTGCTGTCCAAGGGCAAATTCGCGGACAGTGCGATCCAGTATCGCGGCGTACCGGTCGAGGACGAGCGCGAGGTCTTTCTCGACGAAATGAACGCCGCTGCAGAAAAGGCAGCCAAATCCCCGGCGCGCGACCGCGACGCCCTCAAGGAAGCGA
- a CDS encoding type III pantothenate kinase, producing the protein MLLAIDVGNTNAKFAVFRDSMAVARWRIATDDRRTADEYMVWLDQLLRLEGLDRAEIDAVIISTVVPRALHNLQLLADKYFGVEALVAGREPVSWGIALKVDEPQAVGADRACNAISAQAIEPGRDKLVISFGTATTFDHIGPDGAYLGGIIAPGVNLSLEALVNAAAKLPRIAIEAPASNSVIGRTTESQMLIGVYWGYVGMIEGLMHRMKAEIGKPVTVIATGGLAILFQEQAHLFDRVEPDLTLNGLMHLYNQRGISA; encoded by the coding sequence GTGCTGCTCGCGATCGATGTCGGCAACACCAACGCGAAATTCGCTGTTTTCCGCGACTCGATGGCGGTCGCGCGCTGGCGCATCGCGACCGACGACCGGCGCACCGCCGACGAATATATGGTGTGGCTCGATCAATTGCTGCGGCTCGAAGGGCTCGACCGCGCTGAAATCGACGCCGTGATTATCTCGACCGTCGTGCCGCGTGCGCTCCACAATCTGCAACTTCTCGCCGACAAATATTTCGGTGTCGAGGCACTCGTCGCCGGGCGCGAACCGGTAAGCTGGGGCATCGCGCTCAAGGTCGACGAGCCGCAGGCGGTGGGCGCCGACCGCGCCTGCAACGCCATTTCGGCGCAAGCGATCGAGCCGGGCAGGGACAAGCTGGTCATCAGCTTCGGCACTGCGACGACCTTCGATCATATCGGGCCCGACGGTGCCTATCTCGGCGGCATCATCGCGCCCGGGGTCAATCTGTCGCTCGAAGCGCTCGTCAATGCCGCTGCCAAGCTGCCACGCATCGCGATCGAGGCACCGGCGTCGAACAGCGTCATCGGCCGCACCACCGAAAGCCAGATGCTGATCGGCGTCTATTGGGGCTATGTCGGGATGATCGAGGGGCTTATGCACCGCATGAAGGCGGAAATCGGCAAGCCTGTCACCGTCATCGCGACGGGCGGGCTCGCGATATTGTTTCAGGAACAGGCGCATCTGTTCGACCGGGTCGAACCCGATCTGACGCTCAACGGGTTGATGCACCTCTATAATCAGAGAGGCATTTCGGCATGA